The sequence CAGGCGCCGCGGATGGTGGCGGCGCGGCCCACGCACTCGACGGCCACGTCCGCGCCCTGGCCGCCGGTCAGCTTACGGACCTCCCGGGGTGTGGTGTCGGAGGCGGTGACGTAGTCGGTGGCGCCCGCCCGGCGGGCCAGCTCCTCCTTCTCCGGGGACACGTCCACCGCGATGATCTTCGAGGCGCCGGCGATCCGGGCGGCCTGGAGGACGGCGAGGCCGACGCCGCCGATACCGAACACGACGACGGACTCGCCCGCCCGGACCCGGGCGCTGTGGTGGACGGCGCCGTAGCCGGTGAGCACCGCGCAGCCGAGCAGCGCCGCGTCGCTGAGCGGGATGCCGTCCGGGGCGGGCAGCACGCAGTTGGCGGCGACGACGGTCTCCTCGGCGAAGGCGGCGACGTTCAGCCCCGGGTGCAGTTCGGTGCCGTCCGCGGTGCGGGCGTGGATGTTCGCCGCCCCGGCCAGGGCGCCGGCGCAGAGCCAGACCTCACCGATCCCGCAGTGGTGGCAGCTCCCGCAGGAGGGCGCCCAGTTGAGGACGACGCCGTCGCCGGGGGCGACATGGGTGACGCCCTCGCCGGCCGAGACGACGGTGCCGGCGCCCTCGTGGCCGAGGACGGCCGGGACGGGCACCCGCATCGTGCCGTTGGACAGGGAGAGGTCGGAGTGGCAGACCCCGGCGGCGGCGAGGCGGACGCGCACCTGGCCGGGGCCGGGCTCCGGCAGGGTGATGTCGGTGATCTCCAGCGGAGCTCCGACGGCGGGCAGTACGGCGGCGCGGACCACGGACTGGCTCCTTGCTGATCGATGGGCGGTACGGAGGCCGGATAAGGTCAGAACTGGAGGGACTTGGTCTGGAGGTACTCGGCCAGACCGTGCGCGCCGAGTTCGCGGCCGACGCCGGACTGCTTGTAGCCGCCGAAGGGGGCGAGCGGGTTGAAGCGGCCGCCGTTGATGTCGACCTGGCCGGTGTCCATCCGGCGGGCGAAGGCGACGGCCTCGGCGTCGTCGGCGGCCCAGACGGCGCCCGCGAGCCCGTACACCGTGTCGTTGGCGATGCGCAGCGCGTCCGCCTCGTCCTCGTACTTCAGGATCGAGACGACGGGGCCGAAGATCTCCTCACGGGCGATGGTCATCTCCGGGGTGACGTCGGCGAACACCGTGGGGCTGACGTAGTAGCCGGTGGGCAGGGGCGCCTCGGGGCCGCCGGCGACGACGCGGGCGCCCTCCTCGATGCCCCTCTCGATGTAACCGCGCACCCGGGCCCGCTGCCTGGCGTTGACGAGCGGACCGACCCGCTCGCCCGGCACGTACTTGGCGACGGCCTCGGCGGCGAGCGCCACGGCCTCCTCGTACCGGTCGGCGTCGACCAGCATCCGGGTCCAGGCGCTGCACGTCTGGCCGGAGTTGGACATGACGTTGGCGACGCCGACGCTGACCGCCTTGGCGAGGTCGGCGCCGGGCAGGATGACGTTGGCGGACTTGCCGCCCAGTTCCAGCGCGACGCGCTTGACCGCGCCGCCCGCGAGGGCGCCGATCCGCCGGCCGACCGCGGTGGAGCCGGTGAAGGAGACCAGGTCGACGTCCTCGTGCTCGGCGAGCGCCTGTCCGGCGACCGGGCCGAGACCGGTGACCAGGTTGAAGACGCCCGCGGGCAGCCCGGCCTCCTCGACTGCCTCGGCGAAGAGCTGTGCGGTGAGCGGGGTGTCCTCGGCGGGCTTGAGGACGACCGTGCAGCCGGCGGCCAGCGCGGGGGCGACCTTCGCGACGATCTGGTGCAGCGGGTAGTTCCACGGGGTGATCGCGCCGACGACGCCGACGGGCTCCAGGAAGACCGTGGAGTTGCCGTGCCGCTCCTCGAAGGCGTACGAGGCGGCGAGTTCGGCGTAGGAACCGGCGACCATGACCGGCAGTCCGGCGTGCACCGTCTGCGACAGCTTGAGCGGCGCGCCCAGTTCGGCGGTGACCGTCTCGGCGATCTCGTCCGCGCGGGCGGCCAGCACATCGCGCAGCGCCCCGATGCGGGCGGCGCGCCCGGCGGGCGGGGTGGCGGCCCAGCCGGGGAAGGCGGCGCGTGCGGCCCGTACCGCGGCGTCGACGTCCTCGGCGGTACCGGCCGGGACATGGGCGATGACCTGCTCGTCCGCCGGATTCACGACCGCGATCGTGTCCGTTCCCGCGGCGGGCCGCCATGCGCCGCCGATGTACATACCGTCGTGGGCCTTCATCGCTGTTCCTCCCGGGCACGGTGACGGACGGGATCGTCCGACCCCAAACTAGCGCTGTTAGTTTTCAGACGCCAGAGACCCCCGTCACGCGCCCCGCCCGCCCGCCCGCCGCGCGGCGGGCGGGCGTTCCGGCCCCGCTACACCTCCAGGCCGGGTACGTCCTTCGGCAGCGGGCAGATCCGGCGGCCCTGGTGATCGAAGACGTACAGGTGAGCGAGGTCGACCAGGAGCGGTACCTGTCCCCCGGTGCGCAGCCGCATGTCGGGGCCGGTGCGGACGACGAGGTCGCTGGCGGTGACGGCGGGGCGGTCCGGGCTGTGCGCGCCCGGCGGCAGCGTGTCGCTGTCCGGGGCGTCCAGGACGGCGACGGAGCCCCCGGAGACGTAACCGGCGGCGCGCTCCTTGATCCGTCCCAGCACACCGGCACCGCCCTGGCCGCCGCGGCGCCTGCGCACGGCCCCCCGGTCGGTGCGGGCCGATTCCAGCTCCGGCACGACGGCGGGCTGCGAGCCGGTGTTGAGGTGGACCAGCGCCTCGTGGCCCTGGTACTCGACGTGCTCGACGATGCCGCTGAGCGCGACCTCGCCGGGGCGGGCCTGGCTGGGCGGGGCGATCCGGACCGCCTCCGAGCGCAGCCCGACGATGATCCGGCGGCCCTGCTGG comes from Streptomyces sp. Mut1 and encodes:
- a CDS encoding Zn-dependent alcohol dehydrogenase — protein: MVRAAVLPAVGAPLEITDITLPEPGPGQVRVRLAAAGVCHSDLSLSNGTMRVPVPAVLGHEGAGTVVSAGEGVTHVAPGDGVVLNWAPSCGSCHHCGIGEVWLCAGALAGAANIHARTADGTELHPGLNVAAFAEETVVAANCVLPAPDGIPLSDAALLGCAVLTGYGAVHHSARVRAGESVVVFGIGGVGLAVLQAARIAGASKIIAVDVSPEKEELARRAGATDYVTASDTTPREVRKLTGGQGADVAVECVGRAATIRGAWEATRRGGRTTVVGIGGKDQQVTFNALEIFHWGRTLTGCVYGNSDPARDLPVLAGHIRAGRFDLSMMVTERIALDGIPAAFDNMIAGRGGRALVVF
- a CDS encoding aldehyde dehydrogenase family protein, with translation MKAHDGMYIGGAWRPAAGTDTIAVVNPADEQVIAHVPAGTAEDVDAAVRAARAAFPGWAATPPAGRAARIGALRDVLAARADEIAETVTAELGAPLKLSQTVHAGLPVMVAGSYAELAASYAFEERHGNSTVFLEPVGVVGAITPWNYPLHQIVAKVAPALAAGCTVVLKPAEDTPLTAQLFAEAVEEAGLPAGVFNLVTGLGPVAGQALAEHEDVDLVSFTGSTAVGRRIGALAGGAVKRVALELGGKSANVILPGADLAKAVSVGVANVMSNSGQTCSAWTRMLVDADRYEEAVALAAEAVAKYVPGERVGPLVNARQRARVRGYIERGIEEGARVVAGGPEAPLPTGYYVSPTVFADVTPEMTIAREEIFGPVVSILKYEDEADALRIANDTVYGLAGAVWAADDAEAVAFARRMDTGQVDINGGRFNPLAPFGGYKQSGVGRELGAHGLAEYLQTKSLQF